One genomic segment of Desulfocapsa sulfexigens DSM 10523 includes these proteins:
- the mreC gene encoding rod shape-determining protein MreC, protein MRKKSNDRKKTARSRGPRLFLLFVLFVGLLFTLLTSATGRRFGVFHQVTLEALGPLQSLFTNISIGSIRLKDRYISLWNLQKENDSLRKELDTYHALLDEYREAYSRNRFLETELKFKKEETFPALMARVVGKDPSFWFQTLIVDRGKNDGVVTGMVARNSQGVVGQVVQVSDNYSKILLANAPSSAIDAIVQKNRVRGILKGAGEQGYILQYVLKNGEVEEGDIIVTAGIGGVFPPGITLGTVSAVRSKRRGMFLEIEVQPAVDFARLEFLYINLSEEQLVIDEMSSSLSSQGE, encoded by the coding sequence GTGCGAAAAAAGAGCAATGACAGGAAGAAGACAGCTCGTTCCAGGGGGCCTCGTCTTTTTCTGCTCTTTGTTCTCTTTGTTGGTCTGCTTTTTACCCTTCTTACTTCTGCCACCGGGCGTCGTTTCGGTGTTTTCCATCAAGTTACCCTGGAAGCTTTAGGTCCACTTCAAAGTCTTTTTACCAACATTTCCATTGGTAGCATTCGACTGAAAGATAGATACATTTCTCTCTGGAATCTTCAGAAAGAAAATGATTCACTGCGAAAAGAACTGGATACCTACCATGCTCTTCTTGATGAATATCGTGAAGCGTATTCCAGGAATCGATTTTTGGAAACGGAACTCAAATTCAAAAAAGAGGAGACCTTTCCTGCCCTCATGGCGCGAGTAGTTGGGAAAGATCCTTCTTTCTGGTTTCAGACCCTTATTGTAGATCGTGGAAAAAATGATGGCGTAGTAACTGGAATGGTAGCCAGGAATTCTCAGGGGGTGGTGGGGCAGGTGGTACAGGTCTCTGATAATTACTCTAAAATACTTCTTGCCAACGCGCCGTCGAGTGCCATTGATGCCATTGTCCAGAAAAACAGGGTGCGGGGTATCCTTAAAGGAGCAGGTGAGCAGGGCTATATTCTTCAGTATGTTTTGAAAAATGGAGAAGTTGAGGAAGGTGATATTATCGTTACTGCTGGTATCGGTGGGGTGTTTCCTCCGGGGATTACCCTTGGAACAGTTTCAGCGGTACGATCCAAACGGCGCGGAATGTTTCTGGAGATTGAAGTGCAACCGGCTGTTGATTTTGCCCGCCTGGAATTTTTGTACATTAATTTGTCTGAAGAACAATTAGTTATTGACGAGATGAGCAGTTCACTTTCTTCTCAGGGAGAGTGA
- the mreD gene encoding rod shape-determining protein MreD: protein MVTLSFLLLGFVLVAVQTTFFHQFPHWLGRPDLVFILLVFSAYRFSWLPGLLLAILLGWLMDVTSGVYLGTYLLLVLLVFSIVKFLSQNSAVKETVFQIPLVGGSYFCAQCFFYLFFAFAQPGALPPWSWTRVIQETLILLVASIPCFVFFNWFYEKLTTRRLASRQLKRGGVNRFR from the coding sequence ATGGTCACTCTCAGTTTTCTTCTGTTAGGTTTTGTCCTTGTCGCAGTCCAGACTACTTTTTTTCATCAATTCCCGCATTGGCTTGGCAGGCCAGATCTGGTTTTTATTCTCCTTGTCTTTTCAGCTTACAGATTTAGCTGGTTGCCAGGTTTACTGCTTGCTATTCTACTTGGATGGTTGATGGATGTAACATCAGGTGTGTATCTTGGAACCTATCTACTTCTGGTGTTACTTGTTTTTTCTATTGTTAAGTTTCTCAGTCAAAACAGTGCTGTCAAAGAAACGGTATTTCAGATTCCACTGGTTGGTGGCAGTTATTTTTGCGCACAGTGTTTTTTTTATCTCTTTTTTGCTTTTGCCCAGCCCGGAGCTCTTCCCCCATGGTCCTGGACACGAGTAATACAGGAAACACTTATTCTCCTGGTTGCCTCTATCCCATGCTTTGTCTTCTTTAACTGGTTCTATGAAAAACTCACCACTCGACGTCTTGCATCCAGGCAGCTGAAGCGTGGTGGTGTAAACAGGTTTCGGTAA